A single genomic interval of Chrysemys picta bellii isolate R12L10 chromosome 8, ASM1138683v2, whole genome shotgun sequence harbors:
- the SLC35A3 gene encoding UDP-N-acetylglucosamine transporter isoform X3: MKTESQEMSTNLKYLSLGILVFQTTSLVLTMRYSRTLKEEGPRYLSSTAVVVAEFLKIMACILLVYKDSKCNLRALNRVLHDEILNKPMETLKLAIPSGIYTLQNNLLYVALSNLDAATYQVTYQLKILTTALFSVSMLSKKLGVYQWLSLVILMTGVAFVQWPSDSQATTTKELSAGSQFVGLIAVLIACFSSGFAGVYFEKILKETKQSVWIRNIQLGFFGSIFGLMGVYIYDGELLSKNGFFQGYNKLTWIVVVLQALGGLVIAAVIKYADNILKGFATSLSIILSTLISYFWLQDFVPTSVFFFGAILVIAATFLYGYDPKPAGNPIKA; encoded by the exons ATG AAAACTGAAAGTCAAGAAATGTCTACCAATTTAAAATACCTTTCCTTGGGGATCCTGGTCTTTCAGACCACTAGTTTAGTTTTGACTATGCGATATTCTCGGACATTGAAAGAGGAAGGACCTCGTTACTTATCCTCTACTGCAGTAGTTGTTGCTGAATTTTTGAAGATTATGGCCTGCATTTTATTGGTCTACAAAGACAGCA AGTGCAATTTACGGGCTCTGAACAGAGTGCTACATGATGAAATCCTTAACAAGCCTATGGAAACACTTAAACTTGCTATTCCATCAGGGATTTATACTCTCCAGAATAACTTGCTGTATGTAGCACTGTCAAATCTAGATGCAGCCACTTATCAG GTCACATATCAATTAAAAATTCTTACTACAGCATTATTTTCTGTGTCCATGCTAAGTAAGAAATTAGGTGTATACCAGTGGTTATCATTAGTGATTTTGATGACGGGAGTTGCATTTGTACAG TGGCCCTCAGATTCTCAAGCAACAACTACTAAAGAGTTGTCAGCAGGATCTCAATTTGTTGGTCTTATAGCAGTCCTTATAGCCTGCTTTTCAAGTGGATTTGCTGGGGTTTATTTTgagaaaattttaaaagaaaccaaACAGTCTGTCTGGATCAGAAACATTCAACTTG GATTTTTTGGTAGCATATTTGGATTGATGGGTGTGTACATATATGATGGAGAACTTCTGTCAAAGAATGGATTTTTTCAAGGATATAACAAACTTACCTGGATAGTTGTAGTTCTACAG GCACTGGGGGGCCTTGTGATTGCTGCTGTTATAAAATATGcagacaatattttaaaaggatttgCAACATCTTTGTCAATTATATTATCAACATTGATCTCCTATTTCTGGCTGCAAGATTTTGTCCCAACCAG
- the SLC35A3 gene encoding UDP-N-acetylglucosamine transporter isoform X1 — MAANEQKIVLQNNISKTESQEMSTNLKYLSLGILVFQTTSLVLTMRYSRTLKEEGPRYLSSTAVVVAEFLKIMACILLVYKDSKCNLRALNRVLHDEILNKPMETLKLAIPSGIYTLQNNLLYVALSNLDAATYQVTYQLKILTTALFSVSMLSKKLGVYQWLSLVILMTGVAFVQWPSDSQATTTKELSAGSQFVGLIAVLIACFSSGFAGVYFEKILKETKQSVWIRNIQLGFFGSIFGLMGVYIYDGELLSKNGFFQGYNKLTWIVVVLQALGGLVIAAVIKYADNILKGFATSLSIILSTLISYFWLQDFVPTSVFFFGAILVIAATFLYGYDPKPAGNPIKA, encoded by the exons ATGGCAGCTAATGAACAGAAGATTGTACTACAAAACAACATTTCT AAAACTGAAAGTCAAGAAATGTCTACCAATTTAAAATACCTTTCCTTGGGGATCCTGGTCTTTCAGACCACTAGTTTAGTTTTGACTATGCGATATTCTCGGACATTGAAAGAGGAAGGACCTCGTTACTTATCCTCTACTGCAGTAGTTGTTGCTGAATTTTTGAAGATTATGGCCTGCATTTTATTGGTCTACAAAGACAGCA AGTGCAATTTACGGGCTCTGAACAGAGTGCTACATGATGAAATCCTTAACAAGCCTATGGAAACACTTAAACTTGCTATTCCATCAGGGATTTATACTCTCCAGAATAACTTGCTGTATGTAGCACTGTCAAATCTAGATGCAGCCACTTATCAG GTCACATATCAATTAAAAATTCTTACTACAGCATTATTTTCTGTGTCCATGCTAAGTAAGAAATTAGGTGTATACCAGTGGTTATCATTAGTGATTTTGATGACGGGAGTTGCATTTGTACAG TGGCCCTCAGATTCTCAAGCAACAACTACTAAAGAGTTGTCAGCAGGATCTCAATTTGTTGGTCTTATAGCAGTCCTTATAGCCTGCTTTTCAAGTGGATTTGCTGGGGTTTATTTTgagaaaattttaaaagaaaccaaACAGTCTGTCTGGATCAGAAACATTCAACTTG GATTTTTTGGTAGCATATTTGGATTGATGGGTGTGTACATATATGATGGAGAACTTCTGTCAAAGAATGGATTTTTTCAAGGATATAACAAACTTACCTGGATAGTTGTAGTTCTACAG GCACTGGGGGGCCTTGTGATTGCTGCTGTTATAAAATATGcagacaatattttaaaaggatttgCAACATCTTTGTCAATTATATTATCAACATTGATCTCCTATTTCTGGCTGCAAGATTTTGTCCCAACCAG
- the SLC35A3 gene encoding UDP-N-acetylglucosamine transporter isoform X2, whose amino-acid sequence MSTNLKYLSLGILVFQTTSLVLTMRYSRTLKEEGPRYLSSTAVVVAEFLKIMACILLVYKDSKCNLRALNRVLHDEILNKPMETLKLAIPSGIYTLQNNLLYVALSNLDAATYQVTYQLKILTTALFSVSMLSKKLGVYQWLSLVILMTGVAFVQWPSDSQATTTKELSAGSQFVGLIAVLIACFSSGFAGVYFEKILKETKQSVWIRNIQLGFFGSIFGLMGVYIYDGELLSKNGFFQGYNKLTWIVVVLQALGGLVIAAVIKYADNILKGFATSLSIILSTLISYFWLQDFVPTSVFFFGAILVIAATFLYGYDPKPAGNPIKA is encoded by the exons ATGTCTACCAATTTAAAATACCTTTCCTTGGGGATCCTGGTCTTTCAGACCACTAGTTTAGTTTTGACTATGCGATATTCTCGGACATTGAAAGAGGAAGGACCTCGTTACTTATCCTCTACTGCAGTAGTTGTTGCTGAATTTTTGAAGATTATGGCCTGCATTTTATTGGTCTACAAAGACAGCA AGTGCAATTTACGGGCTCTGAACAGAGTGCTACATGATGAAATCCTTAACAAGCCTATGGAAACACTTAAACTTGCTATTCCATCAGGGATTTATACTCTCCAGAATAACTTGCTGTATGTAGCACTGTCAAATCTAGATGCAGCCACTTATCAG GTCACATATCAATTAAAAATTCTTACTACAGCATTATTTTCTGTGTCCATGCTAAGTAAGAAATTAGGTGTATACCAGTGGTTATCATTAGTGATTTTGATGACGGGAGTTGCATTTGTACAG TGGCCCTCAGATTCTCAAGCAACAACTACTAAAGAGTTGTCAGCAGGATCTCAATTTGTTGGTCTTATAGCAGTCCTTATAGCCTGCTTTTCAAGTGGATTTGCTGGGGTTTATTTTgagaaaattttaaaagaaaccaaACAGTCTGTCTGGATCAGAAACATTCAACTTG GATTTTTTGGTAGCATATTTGGATTGATGGGTGTGTACATATATGATGGAGAACTTCTGTCAAAGAATGGATTTTTTCAAGGATATAACAAACTTACCTGGATAGTTGTAGTTCTACAG GCACTGGGGGGCCTTGTGATTGCTGCTGTTATAAAATATGcagacaatattttaaaaggatttgCAACATCTTTGTCAATTATATTATCAACATTGATCTCCTATTTCTGGCTGCAAGATTTTGTCCCAACCAG